The following proteins are co-located in the Vigna angularis cultivar LongXiaoDou No.4 chromosome 2, ASM1680809v1, whole genome shotgun sequence genome:
- the LOC108328811 gene encoding uncharacterized protein LOC108328811: protein MEVFEKAQVVRLRSRHDKYLLADTDKEGVYQDRNGIYKNAKWSVEIVQGTNWIRLKSCYEKYLTASNMPFLLGATGKKVIQTLPTRLNSSLDWEPVREGSYVRLKTRYGQFLRANKGLPPWKNSITHDIPHRTSTTNWILWDVDLVQLRPQQPPKPISLHPPVLESPSHSPPDDASFSIYLKSPSNQGEDFLEAKSPIKDGRIVYYNVEHGDASDESEEKFFSFQGSSVEDLKEKLKEETGHDDIVVCCRNPFNAELHPLRLQLPPNNSDMHVVVITPSCNA from the exons ATGGAGGTGTTCGAAAAGGCACAGGTGGTGCGTCTGAGGAGTCGCCATGACAAATATCTGTTGGCAGACACTGACAAAGAGGGCGTTTACCAAGATCGAAATGGGATATACAAAAATGCTAAATGGAGCGTGGAGATCGTCCAGGGTACCAACTGGATAAGACTCAAGAGTTGCTATGAAAAATACTTAACAGCCTCCAACATGCCGTTTTTGTTAGGCGCCACAGGTAAGAAAGTCATCCAGACCCTTCCCACAAGGTTAAACTCTTCTTTGGACTGGGAACCCGTAAGAGAAGGTTCATACGTCAGGCTTAAAACACGTTATGGACAGTTTCTTCGTGCCAACAAAGGCTTACCACCCTGGAAAAATTCTATCACCCACGATATCCCGCATCGCACATCAACCACAAATTGGATCCTCTGGGATGTCGACCTCGTACAGCTTCGACCACAACAACCTCCCAAACCGATTTCGCTCCATCCTCCCGTCTTAGAATCTCCTTCTCATTCTCCACCGGATGATGCCTCCTTCAGTATATATCTCAAGTCTCCTTCAAATCAg GGTGAAGATTTTTTGGAGGCTAAGTCACCGATAAAAGATGGAAGGATTGTATATTATAACGTGGAACATGGAGATGCTTCTGATGAGAGTGAAGAAAAATTCTTCTCGTTCCAAGGAAGTAGCGTGGAGGATTTGAAGGAGAAGTTAAAGGAAGAGACGGGGCATGATGATATTGTTGTGTGCTGCCGCAACCCATTCAACGCCGAACTTCATCCCCTTCGTTTGCAATTACCTCCTAACAACTCTGACATGCACGTTGTTGTAATTACTCCTTCTTGCAATG CATAA